In Glycine max cultivar Williams 82 chromosome 15, Glycine_max_v4.0, whole genome shotgun sequence, the DNA window CAATACTTCATCACATTCTTCATTTCttcccttctcttcttcttatcattATTTCATTACATCTCCTAGTCCATTAACCCTCTTCCTTGTCAACACTCTGCTATAACAAAATACACATTCAATTAAAGCACACATAAGCAAGCAACAAAATGTGCGGCTCCAAGACCAAGGTGACTGTAGGCATAGAAGCCACAGCTACCTCTCTGGTGGCCAGAATCAATGGCCGGCCAGTCCTTCAACCGACTTGTAACCGAGTTCCTAACCTGGAGAGGAGAAATTCAATCAAGAAACTGTCACCAAAATCACGTTCTCCTCCATCACCACCACTTCTTAGCAAGACCTCATTGACACCTCCAGTTTCTCCAAAGTCCAAGTCCCCTAGGCCTCCACCTATAAAGCGAGGCAATGAGAGTAATGGACTTAACTCAAGTTCTGAAAAGATTGTGACCCCAAGAAACACCATAAAAACTCCAACTCTAGAGAGGAAAAAGTCCAAGAGTTTCAAGGAAGGGTCATGTGGTGCTTTAGGCCTTTCTGCCTCCACAGAGGCTTCATTAAGTTACTCCTCCACTTTGATCACTGAATCCCCAGGGAGCATAGCTGCAGTGAGGAGAGAACAGATGGCACTGCAGCATGCacagagaaaaatgaagattgCCCATTATGGAAGATCAAAGTCTGCAAAGTTTGCAAGAGTTATTCCTCTTGAACCTTCAACCAATCTTACTTCAAAGACAAGTGAGGAAAAGAGATGCAGCTTTATCACAGCCAATTCAGGTAACTGAGAGTTCAAAATTCTATACAAATTTTGACTCCCACTTTTTATACTTTGTGCAATGTGCTAACCTCAATGTCTCTTTTGCTATATAGATCCCATCTATATTGCTTATCATGATGAAGAATGGGGAGTTCCAGTTCATGATGACAAGTAAGCCCCTACTTTACTCTTTTCCCATGGCAGACAAATACAATTAAGACCCCGCATAAACTTCTCAATAAGTACTtgcataaaaagaaaataacaagttagaatgaattaaacttcttccttaagttaaaattatcttacaggtaagttaaaataaacttttagagAAGTTAAATGAGAGAGTTTCTATAAATTAGTTATGCATGAACTACTTTTAACTTACAAGagaagtttaattcattttaccttcaTATATTCTATAAATGTTTATTGAGAAATTTATTCAAGAAGAACCTAGGAACAAACAGAAGATAATTGATGATACTAACAAAAACATTATTGTGCATACAGGATGTTGTTTGAACTTCTAGTTCTAAGTGGTGCTCAGGTTGGATCAGATTGGACCTCAATCTTGAAGAAACGCCAGGATTTCAGGTTGGATTCTGCTAAAATAAACATCTAAAAGCTTCATTTCATAGCACACCAacatgttcctttttttttaggaTCCTTTAAATGGAGCAACTAATGAATGTTAAATTATGTACAGGACTGCATTTTCAGAATTTGATGCAGCAACTTTGGCCAACTTGACTGATAAGCAAATGGTGTCTATTAGTATGGAATATGACATTGATATAAGCAGAGTTCGAGGTGTTGTTGACAATGCTAACCGAATTTTAGCGGTAAGCAACAATTGAGCCTAAAAAAATGCACCCTGTATCTCTGTCTTTTCTAATTGGTATCTCTTCTTTGCACACATTATGGCCCTCCTGAGCACTAGTTTGCGTGAATTAAGTGAATATTCTTGACAAAAAAACAGATAAGAGTATCAATGATGAGAAGTACAATAATGACTTTTTCCGTCAACTGCATTTTGTTAATTTCTCTTTGATTCACCCATTGACAAGAAAGTTTGCACATAAACAAGTTCCAACAGGGGATAAATTTTGATGTCTGGCCCCATATGAATTGATTGTTCCCTATGTTAAATTTTCCAACGGTATAAACCTTGTGACACATAACATACttggatatattttttaaaaaatcaatattaaaataaaaatggtattaTATGATGATTTATAATTCCATAAGAATGGTATTATACGATGATTTTGACGGGTGTACGTGTCCATATTATTTGTCTCTTTTCATGATTTATCTAACAGAGAAACAAATTGTAACTACAAAATTTTCCTCTCAtaaaactctctctctctctctctctctcttaattgCTAATTTCTTTGGCTGACGTGTTAGTTTTTAATTGAGGAGACATATAAGAAAGAGACAACTAGTATAATTTCATTGGACTTATTTACGTACACAGTTTAGGTGATAACAAGTTATGTGGTGAAtatatcaagttataaatttttaatatatattctcTTTAATTTGTAAATTGTGTCATTGCAGATTAACAAGGACTTTGGTTCATTTGACAAATACATTTGGGATTTTGTCAATCACAAACCCATCTCCACGCAATACAAGTTCGGCCACAAGATCCCAGTGAAGACATCAAAGTCAGAGAGCATAAGCAAAGACATGATCAGAAGGGGCTTTAGGTGTGTAGGTCCAACGGTGCTTCATTCATTTATGCAAGCAGCTGGACTCACCAATGACCACTTAATCACTTGCCATAGACACTTGCAGTGCACCTTATTGGCATCAACCCCCCATTGTACCACAGAGCACTTTCTATAGTTCCAATTTCAATTGAGAAAAATGAGATTGATCCAGATGAGATCAAGACCAGAATTATGTGTGCTCAAGAGCATATATATGTAATGTGCTAACTATAGTACGTTGTGTATAAGATTAGATATTAGATtaggtaggaaaaaaaaaggttttatgaTTTATGAGATGTGTGGTGTGGTTAATTAATTTCCAATTGATGATTTAAGAAAGTGATtattagagaaaagaaaaaaggtttaGGATTGTGTTATTAAGTAGTGGGAGGCTTAGGGGACAATGACCATGTGCATGTGCAATTGTGACTTGTGAGGCAAGGGCATGTGTTGTGTCAgtttgctttttggttttagtGCATGTGAGCAATCAGGCTTTGCATTATTTATTACTCCCTTTAACAGCCTGTGTGGGATACTACTTGGCATAGGGGGAGTGTACGACCACATTccccttctttttcctttttatgggGTTGTTATCTTTTATGTATTCTCTTAACTTTTTGGCTTTGGTGAATGTTATGTTATATATACCACAGTGTGTTTTGGAGTTGGCGAGGGGTTTGCCTTGAGTTGAGTGGTTTTCAATGCACTTGTCTTGTGCTGCTTGATAGTTAAGACTTCCTAATATTTGTAacggaaaattataatttattttatattaaaaaatatataacaataataaatagagaaaaataagtttttatatctGAATGTACGTTCTTGAGACAACAAAATTTTTCTTCGAAGACTTACGTATATCCATGGAGACTCAATATCTGATATATGAGTGAAACTCTAAAActctaataaaaatgaaaaatatcttCTAACGCATcgtatatatttcaaaatgttaACAAGTTAAGTATCTTCTAGCTCCCATGTGACCCACTTTTCTTTGtgaaagaaacaattttttcctcTCCTTGTAACTTTCATTATCTTCTATACTGTTTGTTACTTCAACCATTAAAGGAACTGTGACCGTGAGACTTGTATTTGAATAAGCGGTTACAGACATAATACTTACTCTAGCACCGAAGCGAGTAGCTTCTAAACAAGTGTATTTACAAGAATAAATGCATAATAAAATGAAAGGTAGTTGACAACACctaaaattgatgaaaaataaGGAATCGCTAAGGCATTGAGGAAGTCTCCGTCTGTCACAAGGTATAACTAATTTTGGGATGCAAGTCAATGAACACCAGCTACTTGATAATAAATGCAAAGAACAAAGGTATTTTCTTGCtaacagtaattttttttattagtaagaattaaataaagatataaagGGATTTACAACACAACAACTCATACTGTTCAACCTATTAAGTAAGACACTCgtagttaataataattttgctaATAATATTTTAGGGATGTTAGTCAAAGAATATttacctcctccttacccaaatataaataaaattaaccaacttctatactattttaaaaaattaattaatagtatcaTTTAATTCTActaattgtatttaataaataaactttttttatactcAAACTTGGTAATGATAAGAGACCACTTAAAATCGTCTTGAAAATAGGTATAGAAAGGAACTTGACCTAACCGCTATTTGGTGGTAGAACCAAAGTTATCAAAATTAATCTGACCCTACCTGTCGTGACATACAGGTAGAATCAACATTACCAGTTATTAATccaagaacaaaagaaaagctCCACATAATTAATCTAACACTTAAAAGActttataataacaataaaaggtCGTGACAGCTAATCAAAGTCCAATAATAGGcccaaaatacaattaaaatgcAAATAAATCTCATCCTAAAAGTTGGCTAAAATTTATGAGTATGTTgggcttaattattatttaatcagcCCAATATTAATAGTCCGCCAAAATTCATCACCATGAAGTCTTCTTGTCTTTGATAAATTGGACTTCCCAAAATGATTCTTCAAGTTGACCTCAAAGCATCTTCATCAATTTGTAGGAGTTTGACCCAATTAGGTGCAGTCCTTAATTCACATTTAGAATCAAACCTTGCAAAGCTTGCTTCATCTTCTTACCTCTAAATGATCATTAGACAAACTGGTTACACCTCCACCATATATcaagaataacaaaaaataatacaaataaaaaaaataataacaaagaatGATTGGAAATATAAtctcaattaattaaagaatattttttgatatattatcACTAAATAAAGTATAACTAAAATTTGCTTTATATTTgagttaaaaaatgttttttctttatatttaggTTCGGGTGAGGAAGGGAAGGAGGGGTTgctattttaattagttaaacaaATAAAGGGTATGATCTTGCTAATGAGTAATTTAGGTATATTAGTTAAAGAATActtcaacaaatatataataattgtaaaaaaagataaattatataataagtaagtacttttaaaattttgaacgtattaattaattcatttttatttaatattttcatttttaatatacttttgagtatattttataaacaaatagtcAACCTCTctataaaacagaaaaataaaattgaaattatttaggCTAAACTatgttttttgttcttataaaatttgaaaatacttgtttttggtccctgaatttttttatatattttaagtccttataaaattgaaatatatcatTCTTTAGCTTGGAGCCAGGCTGAATTAACCTAAACTTAGCTCTAGaccaaatgattatatattttaattttacaaggacaaaaaacatacaatttttttaagggaccaaaaccaaacattttgaattttatagggaccaaaaatatattttaatcaaaattatataaaatccttaaaaaattaagtttcttTTTGGAGAAATTATATAAAACCAATGATGGTTTCAAGAACTTTCCCGGATTCCACAATGCATCCTCGGTAGTGAGCTCATGGACCGTTGTCAAAAGTAGCACTTTGGTATCGAGATCCACTTTGTCATCATCGCAAGCACCTTCCATAACCCAACTCTGGGTGACCACCCCGATGGCTACTAGAACAAGATCTCTGAGCCACATCTATACACTGATAGACCAAACATCATTGTTTTCTTCTCCAATGGGTGCAAATGACGACAAGCTTAGATTTTTATTCTCTATTTTAAGGATTTTCCCGGTCATTAGGTAATTTGATGTGGCAATTTTCTTAGGTTCTTTGTGTTAGTTATAGTTACAAAGAGAAGAGTGTGGTAAAGGATGATCGGGGCTGACGAAAGAGAGCAAGAgagttttgaaattgaaaatgtttgctttttatccatataaaatttttagtatGTTTTTAATCCCTGTAAAATATTTAGTAAGTCTTTTGTCCttgtaaaattgaaatatatcaaTTTGTGGCTTAGAACTAGGCTCGATTAACCCAAACCTAGGTCCAAGGCAAAGAATGGTATATTTCAAATatacaaggactaaaaacatacaaaaaaattacaagaactaaaaatgaatatttccaattttatagagatacaaaatatattttagccaaTTACTTAGCTAATTCGAGTGCAAACATTAATGTAGGCTGCATttgaatagtatttttttttttatcatttataacttatttaattggtttataaaattatttcatcaaAATAAATGTGTTTGATAAATGACTCTATGCCATTAATTTATAACACTTTTATGTGCTAGAATATGAACTAAATTATAAcatggtttttgtttcatttttaccaCCAAAATTTTAGTAGATTTCTTCCTTCCTATCCTCTTAATAAAATTTCTACTTTCACCCATCAAAATTTTAATGTCAATGCATATTTGCTCATGTTCAAAAGATCAttacttaaataaaatcatttctcAGAAtactattattatgaaaaactCAATTTGTTATGTTGATGCAGTACTCAAAACGTTATATTCAAAAAGCTATTGTTCAGAATGTTGTTTCAAGTTTTTTCATGTAGAAAACCATTTTCATGTTCTTATGAAAGCTTTCATACTTTGATGTAAATGGTTGGACTGGTTTAAAATAGATCTTGTTATCACATAGATTATCTAGTTCATTTACAACATTTTATAAACTAGTTATGAAAACCTTCTTATGTATATAATCTGATGAAAGTCATTATGATACTCAACATGTTCTAATGCATATACAATCTATATGAtaaccaataacataatataaagTAGAAGGGAAGAGAGGATTCAACACAGggatttttatattggttcaccccAACCTTAGGCTATGTCTAATCCTAACCCAAACTaatgagattttcactaacacAACCAACAACATGCTAAACTAGCCAACAATTGGATTTTTACAATTGCCAACACCCTTCCTAGACTTTCCTTGCCAACCTTCTACTGGACTTTCCCTACAAACCACATGTTGGACTTTTGACATCTCATCACCATAACACCAAACCTAGTCTTGGCTTGAAGATTACCCATTCATCCATGACACCCACTTGGTCATGGGAGAGACAACACAAGTATTTCCTTCACCTCTTCAAGCTACACAAGTATTATATCACTCATGGGTGGAAATGATGTGATTTTTGTTTATGTACTGTGTAGGTTTTCTTCTACCTTTTTGCTCATCTTCTGTAGTTGTCTTCTGACAATTTTATACCGACAAGCCTAACTAACCATTATGATAATTgggtttctttttctctctcttcaaaaGCTTCCTTCAAGTTTAAAAACTCCCAAGATAATAGTTGTTGGAAATTGGTCCCTTAGCTCTGTAACAACTTCTCAAAGAAGTAGAAATATGCCAATTGTACTTGACTTAACAAATTGGAATTCGTTTTGAAGTCTTCCATTAAGATGAACAAATATGATATATTGCTGAAGGTACATCATTATTGCATTCTGATGTTGCTGAGAAAGGACCTATTCTGATGTCGGTTCCTTCTATTGATGATAACATGATATGACATAGTAGATAACTTAACTCTATCAATCCAAATACTTCATCACAACACATACCATTCTAAATTAACATACTTCAGCACATGTAACATGTAaaggttgttgttgtgtttgtatTCTATCCTTGGTTCAGACTTCACAAAGTCTCTTTAGTCTTCATTCTAATGTTGCACACCAGATCTTCTTAAGGATATTCTCAACTTTCAACTTGTGCATCCTCTAATGTAGTTAGCATTGGTTTTCCAATGTGCACTTAGTGTGTGTGGCAGCATATAGAAAGTGAGATGTTATCAACCTCAATCTTTTGATTACCCTCTATATGTGTGGTGACATATGAAAGACATGGTGCTACTTTGTATCTCATTCTGATATCAACTCCAGTCTTTTGATGAGCCAACTATCATTTGTGATTTCATATGGAAGACATGTAGTTGCTTGATCATTTTGATGCATAGATACTGCATGAGAGACTACAATACATCATTCTAATGTAGTCATCTCATAATCTTTCTTGTCTTGATTTTGGTCTATCATTAGAGTATCATTCTGATGTTCTCATTCTCAGACTCCTCAAATACACCATTCTGATGTTGACTTTGGTACAACTTCATTTTGATGTTGTATTCTCATTGTAATCTTTGATAAATCTTCTACGTTAGGTCTTCTTAATGTCTTTGAACCTTGGTTAAATTGAGAtcttcaaagagaaacatggaATTCATCACAAATGGGCTTCTTTCAAACCGTATAAAGCTTCTCACTTGAAATCACAATTGAGACATTCATTCTGAGCTTGTTCTGAACTCATCAGAACACTTGCTATGTTATGCTCTTTGCATATGTATCATTTGCAGATATGTTGGCTTGCATAGCTTTCCTGCATGTGATGTTCTACTTTGATAGAGTTCTCTGAAGTATATGGAAAACCACTGAATGTTATTCTTATAGGAATACTTTGATGAGATGACATAACAAACTTGTATTCCAAACATTTTGGTGTGAACTTGTAATAACATAATGTGCTTTCTATTGTTTTTGATTTCTTTGATCCTTTGAATAGCTAAGATGACTTTCCGATGTCTTCATGAGAGTTGTAGATAATTTTATCCTTGACATTTAGGCACTATTCTCATATCAGTTGGACCACTACAACATAAGTAATCTTCAAAGCGTTGTAATTGTGTTATATTGTAAGGACAAAATGACATCTCTATCTTTATCGTCAATTTCATCCAAAATCTAAACCATATTAGCTCATAGATTATTCATAAAAGATGTATATATTTCTCATAGATTTCCACAAACACTTAGATCATCCCAAATGAACTTTTGTAGCTTGAGCAATCTTCAAATTACTGCATATATCAAGTTGTCTAGGTTGTAACGCTCTAAAATTTTGCTAACTgtaaatcgatgtttaaatgtatttattgtgttatttgattatgtgaTTGACTTGTAAGAGTTGAGGCATTGTGTGAATTAGCcatgtgtgatttgcttgatgtggatgttgagttatgtggagtctTATTGACTTAAGtcaaaattatgagattttaaattttacctaaacctgtTCCAGTAAAATCACGATCCTAGAATCGTCAATCGTTTGATCACATTCAAATTTGGACTATAGGTTTCAAACCCATGTCCCCATGGTTTGACCATTGGGATttgtaaaataacaatttttgacCTCTCGCTTAGCACAAGCAGTGCGCAAAGCACAATTCTAACCCGAGAGGGAATTGCACTGAGTGCGAGTTGTCGCACTTAGCGCCAAAAGTGGACTTCCGCTTAGAGAGATGAGCTCGTTGAGTGAGATCtgcatattataaatatattcttaagTGTGAAAAATACGATTTTTCACTCTCCCCCTCTCCAAACgcccacccaaaccctaacaccttCTCCTCCACCATCCACGACCACCAGTGGCCACCACGGGCCATCGTTGCTTGCCGCCAAACCACCATAAGGAGAGGAACATTTTAATCAGAGTAGAATCCTCATAATCCACCTTAAGTATCCGGTGGAGAACAATCCCTCAATCCTTTCTTTCGTAGCTTTtatgaggtaatcttgacttctaatcatttctcctagttagtttgagcttcTCTTAGTGTCTCGTGTTTTGGGTATTGTTATAAGATGTTTTTacactttctttgaaaaacccttaaaaatgagatgttgtaaaatttaaatttttataaaattgacattattttcgtgaccttcactgaaccccggtcacattggcatgatcaaaattttaaaatgacgtCTCCTTGTAGTAGAATCTGAGACACCCCTTagtcctttatgttttgacaaggGTAGTTGACCTCGAATGTGATTATTATCCTTgcttttgaaatctatactaaatttccttcgatttggtatatagaaccttgcGTTTGGACTAACGAACATGAATGAGAGAGGTCTCTAAGCGACACAAAGAGGAACCGAcggagagctcacgataggtgaggggagtttattataatttatcgcttttgataccatagttggggtcagggaacctaactatgagGATGTATGCTTGTCTCTGTTGCATGCTAGTTTTCAAGAAAAGTTGCGTTTTTTTACTAATGAGATGTGATATATTTCTTATTAATGaatgaaattatgaatgatgttgttgttgtaacgATTGGAATTTTTGGAAAAAGTCTTAATTACAGAGGAGACTCTGCCCAAAATTTGGTATTTATTCttctatttacttttttattaaattttaaatgggctTAAGAGTTTTTTTGTAAACTATAGTTctcctctttaatttagaatttttcccTAAAATACTAGTCTTGTGATATTATGGATTGCGTTGTATGAGACTTGTGCTACTTGAAGACCTAGGGAGTGTGAATCCCAAGcatgaaatttatatgtatatatatggaaTGTGATTACTGATGATGTTGTTATcgatgataatgatgatatgaagtgatgttgttattgacgataattttgataaaaatgatggttttattggtaaaaatattgatatgagaatgatgttgttattgatgatgatGTGacatgagatgatgttgatgttgataacatcattgagatgagatgatgttgatgatgataatgtcattgagatgagatgatgttgatgttgaaaatgacaTTGAGAAGAGATGATGCCAATGTTGGCAATGATATTGAGATTAAAtattgttgatgttgaaaatgtcattgtgatgtgtatgtacatggggggtgcagtgaccatgatggatatccctggtggggggaatagagtggttaaaaagttttaatcatgacttaaaatctttaattatccacggtcagtgcattggTGGTGCCTATGTTTCATATTTCATATTGCATagaaatagtataaaatttgtCAATAAATACTTATAGTTTCTCATGAGGGGAAATACTTGTGCTTGAGGGAATGCCACTCGGTTtcgaactcccttgagactcaggctgatcaccatggtgggggggagggggggttgCCTGTGCACGACAGAGTGACCTTAacacttactgcctagttttcctaagtgaaattaaagtcaggtgcatgcatcatattaagcatgattgattggaattataGAAGGCTGATGACCacttgttgagtgtatgttggactaatggatgtttgtgtatgattatggtatttgttaatgttttcttactaatcattgtcatttgatttttgtgttaatttcttttataataaattcacccttgtaatttttgtaccgtgtggttggtacctgtgatgatcgtggACCTTTGTTCGTAGGAGTAGATAGTCAACAATAGAGTACGTGAATTGAGATTCTTTTATGAAGTCaccaagccgacgtgatgatgttgagattattttgggagagagttgtgttttgttaatcagcTCCTCCGTAGCTGGTTCTATAATGAATGTATATCACgaaaaatttactttcatttttcataagcaaattaacggagttttcatttaaaaattaaaatttataaggtttagagtggtgatatcataGCAACAAGGTGGGTCGTTACATAGGCAAATCAGCATCTGCAACTTCAGGCTCAATTTTGTCCATGATCTAGGTTGTTTCAGACCACAACTTGTTTATGAAAGTTGAATATATTTCTTCATGATTTCCATAACTACTAAGAACATCTCAATTGCATTTCTAAAACTCCAAATATGATGTCTATAATGAACTCATCATGCTAGAGAAATTTCATTCTTAGTGTGTTACAACAATTTTGTTCTTCATGAATGCTCATAATAGTTCTATCTAGAACAATGTTCTTCTTGTTCTTTAGTTATTGATTCTTTCTTATGGCTTGAACTTTTCTCATCATCCAGTGAGTAGGTTGACTTCATTACAGTCAAATATATTTTGAGTCTTGTTTTGAGCTTTCAAGCCTGTCATCCTTTCTGAGTGACTCATGACAACCCtgagtttattttaattgttgttCTCTATAGAACTTGCATTTTCTGAATACACTTAAGTAAACTCATCAATAGGCATAAACTCAAAAGGCTTATGATTTGTGTTGTGAAGGTTAATAAGTAAAACACCAAGGGTTTTGGACTCAACACACCATGCATTACAtatttgaatgattgaattaatcTCATGTGTACACTATTACGATAGACCCTCACCTCCATATATTGTCTCAGTCCTTTTTGTTTTAATGTCTATACTTTTTTCATCGTTGATGACACTTTCAACACCAGTGAACCCCTCATTGTCCCTATAGGCACCTCTATCATCCTCCTCAACACCTCCATTGTTTTTCATAACACCACCACTGCCACTTATAATCCCCAACCGCCACCACATCATCCTCCTTCTGTCGCCGCCACAACAAGCCTCAAACTCCCTTGCATTGTAATCTTCTTTGTTACTATTCCTCGCTGCAAACTACCACTATCAAAACTCTTTCACATCTTCTCCAAATCAATTCAACATATGACAGCCTTTCAGCTTCGCCCCAACAGTGAACAAACCCCTACATCCAATAACCCAACATGAATTATAGATTACCATGAATGAATCTGCGTCACAGATCTCTCATCACATTGCGAGATCTGAACCATCGTTTCTTTTTACTAT includes these proteins:
- the LOC100793449 gene encoding uncharacterized protein, which encodes MCGSKTKVTVGIEATATSLVARINGRPVLQPTCNRVPNLERRNSIKKLSPKSRSPPSPPLLSKTSLTPPVSPKSKSPRPPPIKRGNESNGLNSSSEKIVTPRNTIKTPTLERKKSKSFKEGSCGALGLSASTEASLSYSSTLITESPGSIAAVRREQMALQHAQRKMKIAHYGRSKSAKFARVIPLEPSTNLTSKTSEEKRCSFITANSDPIYIAYHDEEWGVPVHDDKMLFELLVLSGAQVGSDWTSILKKRQDFRTAFSEFDAATLANLTDKQMVSISMEYDIDISRVRGVVDNANRILAINKDFGSFDKYIWDFVNHKPISTQYKFGHKIPVKTSKSESISKDMIRRGFRCVGPTVLHSFMQAAGLTNDHLITCHRHLQCTLLASTPHCTTEHFL